Genomic window (Piliocolobus tephrosceles isolate RC106 unplaced genomic scaffold, ASM277652v3 unscaffolded_13173, whole genome shotgun sequence):
TAAGGCCATTTCTGGTAGGCTTAGCTCTGAGTTGGTTCTCCTGTTATGTCTTGGGCTGCAGCTTTTCCTTTGCCTCTGTTCCAGGTGGTGATGTTCTGGACTATGATGCTGAATGGTCCTTTACCCAGAGCCCTGCAGAATTCGGAGCACCCAACTCTCCAGGCGAGCGCCTGTGATGCCCTGTCTTCCATCTTGCCAGAGGCCTTCAGCAGTCTGCCGGTAATGTAAGGGTGTTTTCTCACCCTTAAATCATGGCTGGAGCACCAGAGCTAGAATTTGATGCTTTTGCATTTTGAACCAGTATTCAGCATCATCTCTGATGAAAAGGTGCTAATTCTACTTGAGTTGGGGATGAGGGCACTGGGGAACAGCAAATAGGAAAACTTGAAGCCTTAATCTATCAGGAAAGCTGTTTCCCCCTTGCGTTAGAATGTAGGTGGTAGAGGCAAGGGTAGCAGAAGCTTGGAAAGCAGAGAGATTTCAGGAAGATTTCGTATCCAAACTTTAAAAGGCCTGAGTTAAAGCCCAGCTCTTCGACTTGCTAGCTCTTTgactcttaacctctctgaaactTGATATTATCATCAATAAGATGGCGGTCatgtgaaaaataacaaagtatgTGAAAACACAGATTCGTTGTCCAAcacatatagtatttgtcttagtctgtttgagcTGCTGgcataaaataccataaattgggtatcttctaaacaacagaaatgtatttctcatagttctggaggctggaattaaGATCAAGTCACTGACAGACAGGTTTGGTTCCTCAAGGAGGGCTCACTCTCTGGCTCACAGATGGCACCATGTGAGCCGTGTCCTCATGTGatggaaggggcaaggcagctctctggggcctcagtCATAAGGGCACTCATCTCtttcatgagggctctgttccCATGACCTGATCTC
Coding sequences:
- the LOC113220790 gene encoding HEAT repeat-containing protein 6-like; this translates as MSWAAAFPLPLFQVVMFWTMMLNGPLPRALQNSEHPTLQASACDALSSILPEAFSSLPNDRQILCITVLLGLNDSKNRLVKAATSRALGVYVLFPCLRDSPMDSQAIVP